In Corythoichthys intestinalis isolate RoL2023-P3 chromosome 11, ASM3026506v1, whole genome shotgun sequence, a single genomic region encodes these proteins:
- the maea gene encoding E3 ubiquitin-protein transferase MAEA isoform X1 — protein MKAAALLLLSRCDIKSGLPPPSSSSSSSSAPTRTSGSLVVPYETLNKRFRAAQKNIDRETSHVTMVVAELEKTLSSLPVAHSVASLLDGVVEKLNALKRKAAESIQAEDESAKLCKRRIEHLKEHSSDQPASVNLWKKKRMDRMMVEHLLRCGYYNTAVKLARQSGIEDLVNIEMFLTAKEVEESLERQETVTCLAWCHDNKSRLRKMKEESQLCEPACVDHHHSNGQDTEVMSCLEFSLRIQEFIELIRQNKRMDAVRHARKHFSQAEGGQLDEVRQVMGMLAFPSDTHISPYKDLLDPARWKMLIQQFRYDNYRLHQLGNNSVFTITLQAGLSAIKTPQCYKEDGTSKNPDCPVCSKSLNKLAQPLPMAHCANSRLVCKISGEVMNENNPPMMLPNGYVYGYNSLLSIRQDDKVVCPRTKEVFSFSQAEKVYIM, from the exons GTGCCCTACGAGACTCTCAACAAGCGCTTCCGAGCAGCTCAAAAGAACATCGACAGGGAGACAAGTCACGTGACCATGGTGGTGGCCGAGCTGGAGAAGACGCTCAGCAGCTTGCCTGTGGCGCACTCGGTGGCGTCCCTTTTGGACGGCGTGGTGGAAAAGCTCAACGCATTGAAACGAAAG GCTGCAGAGTCTATCCAGGCTGAAGACGAAAGTGCCAAGCTGTGCAAACGGCGCATAGAGCACCTAAAGGAACACAGCAGCGACCAGCCTGCCTCGGTCAACCTGTGGAAGAAGAAGCGCATGGACCGCATGATGGTGGAGCACCTGCTGCGCTGCGGCTACTATAACACGGCCGTCAAACTGGCAAGACAGAGTGGAATCGAG GATCTGGTCAACATCGAGATGTTCCTCACGGCGAAGGAGGTGGAGGAGTCCCTGGAGAGGCAGGAGACTGTCACCTGCTTAGCCTGGTGCCATGATAACAAGTCCCGCCTTCGCAAAATGAAG GAGGAAAGCCAGCTGTGTGAGCCTGCATGTGTGGACCACCACCACTCTAATGGACAGGACACTGAAGTGATG AGCTGTCTGGAGTTCAGCCTGAGAATCCAGGAGTTCATCGAGCTCATCCGACAGAACAAACGAATGGACGCCGTCAG ACACGCAAGAAAACACTTCAGCCAAGCAGAGGGTGGACAGTTGGATGAAGTCCGGCAGGTGATGGGCATGCTGGCGTTCCCCTCAGACACACATATCTCACCGTATAAG GATCTGTTAGACCCGGCCCGTTGGAAGATGCTGATCCAGCAGTTCCGGTATGATAACTACCGACTGCACCAGCTTGGCAACAACTCCGTCTTCACCATCACCCTGCAGGCCGGGCTGTCAGCCATCAAGACGCC TCAGTGCTACAAGGAGGACGGAACCTCCAAGAACCCCGACTGTCCCGTGTGCAGCAAATCCCTAAACAAGCTGGCGCAACCTCTGCCCATGGCCCACTGCGCCAATTCCAGACTGGTGTGCAAGATCTCCGGTGAGGTCATGAATGAGAACAACCCTCCAATGATGCTGCCCAACGGATATGTTTACGGCTACAAT TCCCTGCTGTCCATCCGCCAAGACGATAAAGTAGTTTGCCCCAGAACCAAAGAAGTATTCAGCTTCTCTCAGGCTGAGAAGGTCTACATCATGTGA
- the maea gene encoding E3 ubiquitin-protein transferase MAEA isoform X5: MAVQETACQLSMALKVQEYPTLKVPYETLNKRFRAAQKNIDRETSHVTMVVAELEKTLSSLPVAHSVASLLDGVVEKLNALKRKAAESIQAEDESAKLCKRRIEHLKEHSSDQPASVNLWKKKRMDRMMVEHLLRCGYYNTAVKLARQSGIEDLVNIEMFLTAKEVEESLERQETVTCLAWCHDNKSRLRKMKSCLEFSLRIQEFIELIRQNKRMDAVRHARKHFSQAEGGQLDEVRQVMGMLAFPSDTHISPYKDLLDPARWKMLIQQFRYDNYRLHQLGNNSVFTITLQAGLSAIKTPQCYKEDGTSKNPDCPVCSKSLNKLAQPLPMAHCANSRLVCKISGEVMNENNPPMMLPNGYVYGYNSLLSIRQDDKVVCPRTKEVFSFSQAEKVYIM; encoded by the exons GTGCCCTACGAGACTCTCAACAAGCGCTTCCGAGCAGCTCAAAAGAACATCGACAGGGAGACAAGTCACGTGACCATGGTGGTGGCCGAGCTGGAGAAGACGCTCAGCAGCTTGCCTGTGGCGCACTCGGTGGCGTCCCTTTTGGACGGCGTGGTGGAAAAGCTCAACGCATTGAAACGAAAG GCTGCAGAGTCTATCCAGGCTGAAGACGAAAGTGCCAAGCTGTGCAAACGGCGCATAGAGCACCTAAAGGAACACAGCAGCGACCAGCCTGCCTCGGTCAACCTGTGGAAGAAGAAGCGCATGGACCGCATGATGGTGGAGCACCTGCTGCGCTGCGGCTACTATAACACGGCCGTCAAACTGGCAAGACAGAGTGGAATCGAG GATCTGGTCAACATCGAGATGTTCCTCACGGCGAAGGAGGTGGAGGAGTCCCTGGAGAGGCAGGAGACTGTCACCTGCTTAGCCTGGTGCCATGATAACAAGTCCCGCCTTCGCAAAATGAAG AGCTGTCTGGAGTTCAGCCTGAGAATCCAGGAGTTCATCGAGCTCATCCGACAGAACAAACGAATGGACGCCGTCAG ACACGCAAGAAAACACTTCAGCCAAGCAGAGGGTGGACAGTTGGATGAAGTCCGGCAGGTGATGGGCATGCTGGCGTTCCCCTCAGACACACATATCTCACCGTATAAG GATCTGTTAGACCCGGCCCGTTGGAAGATGCTGATCCAGCAGTTCCGGTATGATAACTACCGACTGCACCAGCTTGGCAACAACTCCGTCTTCACCATCACCCTGCAGGCCGGGCTGTCAGCCATCAAGACGCC TCAGTGCTACAAGGAGGACGGAACCTCCAAGAACCCCGACTGTCCCGTGTGCAGCAAATCCCTAAACAAGCTGGCGCAACCTCTGCCCATGGCCCACTGCGCCAATTCCAGACTGGTGTGCAAGATCTCCGGTGAGGTCATGAATGAGAACAACCCTCCAATGATGCTGCCCAACGGATATGTTTACGGCTACAAT TCCCTGCTGTCCATCCGCCAAGACGATAAAGTAGTTTGCCCCAGAACCAAAGAAGTATTCAGCTTCTCTCAGGCTGAGAAGGTCTACATCATGTGA
- the maea gene encoding E3 ubiquitin-protein transferase MAEA isoform X2, with protein sequence MAVQETACQLSMALKVQEYPTLKVPYETLNKRFRAAQKNIDRETSHVTMVVAELEKTLSSLPVAHSVASLLDGVVEKLNALKRKAAESIQAEDESAKLCKRRIEHLKEHSSDQPASVNLWKKKRMDRMMVEHLLRCGYYNTAVKLARQSGIEDLVNIEMFLTAKEVEESLERQETVTCLAWCHDNKSRLRKMKEESQLCEPACVDHHHSNGQDTEVMSCLEFSLRIQEFIELIRQNKRMDAVRHARKHFSQAEGGQLDEVRQVMGMLAFPSDTHISPYKDLLDPARWKMLIQQFRYDNYRLHQLGNNSVFTITLQAGLSAIKTPQCYKEDGTSKNPDCPVCSKSLNKLAQPLPMAHCANSRLVCKISGEVMNENNPPMMLPNGYVYGYNSLLSIRQDDKVVCPRTKEVFSFSQAEKVYIM encoded by the exons GTGCCCTACGAGACTCTCAACAAGCGCTTCCGAGCAGCTCAAAAGAACATCGACAGGGAGACAAGTCACGTGACCATGGTGGTGGCCGAGCTGGAGAAGACGCTCAGCAGCTTGCCTGTGGCGCACTCGGTGGCGTCCCTTTTGGACGGCGTGGTGGAAAAGCTCAACGCATTGAAACGAAAG GCTGCAGAGTCTATCCAGGCTGAAGACGAAAGTGCCAAGCTGTGCAAACGGCGCATAGAGCACCTAAAGGAACACAGCAGCGACCAGCCTGCCTCGGTCAACCTGTGGAAGAAGAAGCGCATGGACCGCATGATGGTGGAGCACCTGCTGCGCTGCGGCTACTATAACACGGCCGTCAAACTGGCAAGACAGAGTGGAATCGAG GATCTGGTCAACATCGAGATGTTCCTCACGGCGAAGGAGGTGGAGGAGTCCCTGGAGAGGCAGGAGACTGTCACCTGCTTAGCCTGGTGCCATGATAACAAGTCCCGCCTTCGCAAAATGAAG GAGGAAAGCCAGCTGTGTGAGCCTGCATGTGTGGACCACCACCACTCTAATGGACAGGACACTGAAGTGATG AGCTGTCTGGAGTTCAGCCTGAGAATCCAGGAGTTCATCGAGCTCATCCGACAGAACAAACGAATGGACGCCGTCAG ACACGCAAGAAAACACTTCAGCCAAGCAGAGGGTGGACAGTTGGATGAAGTCCGGCAGGTGATGGGCATGCTGGCGTTCCCCTCAGACACACATATCTCACCGTATAAG GATCTGTTAGACCCGGCCCGTTGGAAGATGCTGATCCAGCAGTTCCGGTATGATAACTACCGACTGCACCAGCTTGGCAACAACTCCGTCTTCACCATCACCCTGCAGGCCGGGCTGTCAGCCATCAAGACGCC TCAGTGCTACAAGGAGGACGGAACCTCCAAGAACCCCGACTGTCCCGTGTGCAGCAAATCCCTAAACAAGCTGGCGCAACCTCTGCCCATGGCCCACTGCGCCAATTCCAGACTGGTGTGCAAGATCTCCGGTGAGGTCATGAATGAGAACAACCCTCCAATGATGCTGCCCAACGGATATGTTTACGGCTACAAT TCCCTGCTGTCCATCCGCCAAGACGATAAAGTAGTTTGCCCCAGAACCAAAGAAGTATTCAGCTTCTCTCAGGCTGAGAAGGTCTACATCATGTGA
- the LOC130923876 gene encoding heterogeneous nuclear ribonucleoprotein A0-like has product MSDQLCKLFVGGLNVDTDDDGLRKHFEQFGSLTDCVVVVNKQIQRSRCFGFVTYSTPEEADAAMVAKPHIVDGNTVEVKRAMSREDANKPEALAKVKKIFVGGLKDDIEENDLCEYFCQYGQIEKSEVISEKDSKKKRGFGFVYFTDHDAADKAVVIKFHTINGHKVEVKKALTKQEMQAANRGAMSPRGRPGRGMRGNQNGYGGRDYGGNYSYGNGGGGGYGGGYGGYGGHYGGGYGDQGGYGGGNGYSDFGAGYGQHSSGYGPMKGPFGGQRNPAPYARGGGGGYPRGGYSGGY; this is encoded by the coding sequence ATGTCCGACCAGCTTTGCAAACTCTTCGTCGGCGGCCTCAACGTCGATACCGACGACGACGGCCTCCGCAAACACTTCGAGCAGTTCGGCTCCCTCACCGACTGCGTGGTGGTGGTCAACAAACAGATCCAACGCTCCCGCTGCTTCGGTTTCGTCACCTACTCGACGCCCGAAGAGGCCGACGCCGCCATGGTTGCAAAGCCGCACATCGTCGACGGCAACACCGTCGAAGTGAAGCGGGCCATGTCCCGGGAAGACGCCAACAAACCCGAAGCCCTCGCCAAGGTGAAGAAAATCTTCGTCGGCGGACTCAAGGACGACATCGAAGAGAACGATTTGTGCGAGTATTTCTGCCAGTACGGCCAAATCGAGAAGTCTGAGGTGATCTCCGAGAAGGACTCGAAGAAGAAAAGAGGCTTTGGCTTCGTGTACTTCACGGACCACGACGCCGCCGACAAGGCCGTGGTGATTAAGTTCCACACTATCAATGGACATAAGGTGGAGGTGAAGAAAGCCCTCACTAAGCAGGAAATGCAGGCCGCCAACAGAGGCGCAATGTCCCCGAGAGGAAGGCCCGGCCGAGGCATGAGGGGGAATCAAAATGGCTACGGCGGTAGAGACTACGGCGGAAACTACAGCTACGGAAATGGCGGCGGCGGAGGCTACGGCGGTGGCTATGGGGGATACGGTGGACATTACGGGGGTGGCTACGGCGACCAAGGCGGCTATGGTGGTGGAAACGGCTACAGCGACTTCGGCGCCGGCTACGGCCAACATTCCTCCGGCTACGGTCCCATGAAGGGACCCTTCGGCGGCCAGCGTAATCCGGCTCCCTACGCCCGGGGAGGTGGTGGCGGTTACCCCCGAGGTGGCTACAGTGGCGGCTACTAA
- the maea gene encoding E3 ubiquitin-protein transferase MAEA isoform X4, which translates to MCRGIFSFIKVPYETLNKRFRAAQKNIDRETSHVTMVVAELEKTLSSLPVAHSVASLLDGVVEKLNALKRKAAESIQAEDESAKLCKRRIEHLKEHSSDQPASVNLWKKKRMDRMMVEHLLRCGYYNTAVKLARQSGIEDLVNIEMFLTAKEVEESLERQETVTCLAWCHDNKSRLRKMKEESQLCEPACVDHHHSNGQDTEVMSCLEFSLRIQEFIELIRQNKRMDAVRHARKHFSQAEGGQLDEVRQVMGMLAFPSDTHISPYKDLLDPARWKMLIQQFRYDNYRLHQLGNNSVFTITLQAGLSAIKTPQCYKEDGTSKNPDCPVCSKSLNKLAQPLPMAHCANSRLVCKISGEVMNENNPPMMLPNGYVYGYNSLLSIRQDDKVVCPRTKEVFSFSQAEKVYIM; encoded by the exons GTGCCCTACGAGACTCTCAACAAGCGCTTCCGAGCAGCTCAAAAGAACATCGACAGGGAGACAAGTCACGTGACCATGGTGGTGGCCGAGCTGGAGAAGACGCTCAGCAGCTTGCCTGTGGCGCACTCGGTGGCGTCCCTTTTGGACGGCGTGGTGGAAAAGCTCAACGCATTGAAACGAAAG GCTGCAGAGTCTATCCAGGCTGAAGACGAAAGTGCCAAGCTGTGCAAACGGCGCATAGAGCACCTAAAGGAACACAGCAGCGACCAGCCTGCCTCGGTCAACCTGTGGAAGAAGAAGCGCATGGACCGCATGATGGTGGAGCACCTGCTGCGCTGCGGCTACTATAACACGGCCGTCAAACTGGCAAGACAGAGTGGAATCGAG GATCTGGTCAACATCGAGATGTTCCTCACGGCGAAGGAGGTGGAGGAGTCCCTGGAGAGGCAGGAGACTGTCACCTGCTTAGCCTGGTGCCATGATAACAAGTCCCGCCTTCGCAAAATGAAG GAGGAAAGCCAGCTGTGTGAGCCTGCATGTGTGGACCACCACCACTCTAATGGACAGGACACTGAAGTGATG AGCTGTCTGGAGTTCAGCCTGAGAATCCAGGAGTTCATCGAGCTCATCCGACAGAACAAACGAATGGACGCCGTCAG ACACGCAAGAAAACACTTCAGCCAAGCAGAGGGTGGACAGTTGGATGAAGTCCGGCAGGTGATGGGCATGCTGGCGTTCCCCTCAGACACACATATCTCACCGTATAAG GATCTGTTAGACCCGGCCCGTTGGAAGATGCTGATCCAGCAGTTCCGGTATGATAACTACCGACTGCACCAGCTTGGCAACAACTCCGTCTTCACCATCACCCTGCAGGCCGGGCTGTCAGCCATCAAGACGCC TCAGTGCTACAAGGAGGACGGAACCTCCAAGAACCCCGACTGTCCCGTGTGCAGCAAATCCCTAAACAAGCTGGCGCAACCTCTGCCCATGGCCCACTGCGCCAATTCCAGACTGGTGTGCAAGATCTCCGGTGAGGTCATGAATGAGAACAACCCTCCAATGATGCTGCCCAACGGATATGTTTACGGCTACAAT TCCCTGCTGTCCATCCGCCAAGACGATAAAGTAGTTTGCCCCAGAACCAAAGAAGTATTCAGCTTCTCTCAGGCTGAGAAGGTCTACATCATGTGA
- the maea gene encoding E3 ubiquitin-protein transferase MAEA isoform X3 — translation MKAAALLLLSRCDIKSGLPPPSSSSSSSSAPTRTSGSLVVPYETLNKRFRAAQKNIDRETSHVTMVVAELEKTLSSLPVAHSVASLLDGVVEKLNALKRKAAESIQAEDESAKLCKRRIEHLKEHSSDQPASVNLWKKKRMDRMMVEHLLRCGYYNTAVKLARQSGIEDLVNIEMFLTAKEVEESLERQETVTCLAWCHDNKSRLRKMKSCLEFSLRIQEFIELIRQNKRMDAVRHARKHFSQAEGGQLDEVRQVMGMLAFPSDTHISPYKDLLDPARWKMLIQQFRYDNYRLHQLGNNSVFTITLQAGLSAIKTPQCYKEDGTSKNPDCPVCSKSLNKLAQPLPMAHCANSRLVCKISGEVMNENNPPMMLPNGYVYGYNSLLSIRQDDKVVCPRTKEVFSFSQAEKVYIM, via the exons GTGCCCTACGAGACTCTCAACAAGCGCTTCCGAGCAGCTCAAAAGAACATCGACAGGGAGACAAGTCACGTGACCATGGTGGTGGCCGAGCTGGAGAAGACGCTCAGCAGCTTGCCTGTGGCGCACTCGGTGGCGTCCCTTTTGGACGGCGTGGTGGAAAAGCTCAACGCATTGAAACGAAAG GCTGCAGAGTCTATCCAGGCTGAAGACGAAAGTGCCAAGCTGTGCAAACGGCGCATAGAGCACCTAAAGGAACACAGCAGCGACCAGCCTGCCTCGGTCAACCTGTGGAAGAAGAAGCGCATGGACCGCATGATGGTGGAGCACCTGCTGCGCTGCGGCTACTATAACACGGCCGTCAAACTGGCAAGACAGAGTGGAATCGAG GATCTGGTCAACATCGAGATGTTCCTCACGGCGAAGGAGGTGGAGGAGTCCCTGGAGAGGCAGGAGACTGTCACCTGCTTAGCCTGGTGCCATGATAACAAGTCCCGCCTTCGCAAAATGAAG AGCTGTCTGGAGTTCAGCCTGAGAATCCAGGAGTTCATCGAGCTCATCCGACAGAACAAACGAATGGACGCCGTCAG ACACGCAAGAAAACACTTCAGCCAAGCAGAGGGTGGACAGTTGGATGAAGTCCGGCAGGTGATGGGCATGCTGGCGTTCCCCTCAGACACACATATCTCACCGTATAAG GATCTGTTAGACCCGGCCCGTTGGAAGATGCTGATCCAGCAGTTCCGGTATGATAACTACCGACTGCACCAGCTTGGCAACAACTCCGTCTTCACCATCACCCTGCAGGCCGGGCTGTCAGCCATCAAGACGCC TCAGTGCTACAAGGAGGACGGAACCTCCAAGAACCCCGACTGTCCCGTGTGCAGCAAATCCCTAAACAAGCTGGCGCAACCTCTGCCCATGGCCCACTGCGCCAATTCCAGACTGGTGTGCAAGATCTCCGGTGAGGTCATGAATGAGAACAACCCTCCAATGATGCTGCCCAACGGATATGTTTACGGCTACAAT TCCCTGCTGTCCATCCGCCAAGACGATAAAGTAGTTTGCCCCAGAACCAAAGAAGTATTCAGCTTCTCTCAGGCTGAGAAGGTCTACATCATGTGA